A region of Streptomyces sp. NBC_01267 DNA encodes the following proteins:
- the chpH gene encoding chaplin ChpH, translating into MIKKVVAVAAATGGLVLAGAGMAIADSGAQGAAVHSPGVISGNVVQVPIHIPVNLCGNTISVIGLLNPAFGNTCVNA; encoded by the coding sequence ATGATCAAGAAGGTCGTCGCCGTTGCGGCTGCCACCGGTGGTCTGGTGCTCGCAGGTGCGGGCATGGCCATCGCGGACTCGGGCGCTCAGGGTGCTGCCGTGCACTCCCCCGGCGTGATCTCGGGCAACGTCGTCCAGGTACCGATTCACATTCCGGTGAACCTGTGCGGCAACACGATCTCCGTGATCGGGCTGCTCAACCCCGCCTTCGGCAACACGTGTGTCAACGCCTGA